In Rhodamnia argentea isolate NSW1041297 chromosome 11, ASM2092103v1, whole genome shotgun sequence, one genomic interval encodes:
- the LOC115735689 gene encoding auxin-responsive protein SAUR50-like, which produces MSSDFGKERMSSDFGSSNKIRRIVTIRQMLRRWRRKAAQASTAPPPDVPAGHVAVLVGGGCRRYVVPATYLNHPVFRRLLSRAEEEYGFANHGPLAIPCDEAAFEEILRTVSRPEELQRCCHAGFRSGPQGILSESRPLLNGVAD; this is translated from the coding sequence atgtCGTCGGACTTCGGGAAAGAAAGGATGTCGTCGGACTTCGGGAGCTCCAACAAGATCCGCCGCATTGTGACGATCCGGCAGATGCTGCGGCGCTGGCGCAGGAAGGCCGCCCAGGCGTCGACGGCGCCGCCCCCCGACGTCCCGGCGGGGCACGTGGCCGTGCTCGTGGGGGGCGGGTGCAGGAGGTACGTGGTGCCCGCGACGTACCTGAACCACCCAGTCTTCAGGCGGCTCCTCTCGCGCGCCGAGGAGGAGTACGGGTTCGCGAACCACGGCCCGCTCGCGATCCCCTGCGACGAGGCGGCGTTCGAGGAGATCCTCCGGACCGTGTCCCGGCCCGAGGAGCTCCAAAGGTGTTGCCACGCTGGATTCCGGAGTGGGCCCCAGGGCATCTTGAGCGAGTCGAGGCCGCTGCTCAACGGCGTCGCGGATTGA